In Streptomyces sp. NBC_00091, the following proteins share a genomic window:
- a CDS encoding cell division protein FtsQ/DivIB, protein MLVCLVAAVLLAAGVTWALYGSSWLRVEKVTASGTQVLTPEQVLTAAAVPVGAPLVSVDTDEIASRLRGRLPRIDSVDVVRSWPHGIALKVTERKPVLLIKKDAEFVEVDASGVRFDTVRQAPGGVPVLELAAEGSPSARRFDGERLLREAVGIAGSLPEAIAKETLQIKVRSYDSVVLELTKGRTVVWGSGELGEAKGRALTALLKASPKADHFDVSVPTAPAVSGS, encoded by the coding sequence GTGCTGGTCTGCCTCGTCGCCGCGGTGCTCCTCGCCGCCGGCGTCACCTGGGCGCTCTACGGCTCCTCCTGGCTCCGCGTCGAGAAGGTCACGGCCTCCGGCACCCAGGTGCTCACCCCCGAGCAGGTCCTCACCGCCGCGGCGGTGCCCGTCGGCGCACCCCTGGTGAGCGTCGACACCGACGAGATCGCGAGCCGGCTCCGCGGCCGGCTGCCCCGCATCGATTCGGTCGATGTGGTGCGGTCCTGGCCGCACGGGATCGCGCTGAAGGTGACGGAACGCAAGCCGGTCCTGCTCATCAAGAAGGACGCGGAGTTCGTCGAAGTGGACGCTTCCGGTGTGCGATTCGACACGGTCCGGCAGGCACCCGGCGGCGTTCCGGTCCTCGAACTGGCCGCGGAGGGCTCGCCGAGCGCCCGCCGTTTCGACGGCGAACGGCTGCTGCGCGAGGCCGTCGGCATCGCCGGAAGCCTCCCCGAGGCCATCGCCAAAGAGACGCTGCAGATCAAGGTGCGGTCGTACGATTCGGTCGTGCTGGAGCTGACGAAGGGCCGCACGGTCGTATGGGGGAGCGGCGAACTGGGTGAGGCCAAAGGCCGGGCCCTGACGGCTCTGCTGAAAGCCTCGCCCAAGGCTGACCACTTCGACGTGAGCGTTCCCACGGCACCTGCGGTGTCCGGGAGTTGA
- the murD gene encoding UDP-N-acetylmuramoyl-L-alanine--D-glutamate ligase: protein MGSRQVTSWQDRNITVAGLGVSGISAARALAGLGAVVTVVDGGDSEGHRARAAELEAAGISVRLNDAETLPEGTELVVTSPGWKPDGPLFLAAAKAGVDVVGDVEIAWQLRETGAQRRAAASGEPRREPAPWLAITGTNGKTTTTQMLASILKAAGLKTAAVGNIGTPIIDVVTGEEEYDVLAVELSSYQLHWAPSVRAHSAAVLNLAPDHLDWHGSMEAYAADKGRIYEGNTVACVYNAADPATEKLVEEADVEEGCRAIGFTLGAPGPSMLGVVDGILVDRAFVENRQKNAQELAHVDDVNPPAPHNIANALAAAALARAFGVEPRAVRDGLRDFRPDAHRVAYVDEVDGVRYVDDSKATNTHAAEASLAAFEPVVWIAGGLAKGATFDELVQRSAKRLRGAVLIGADRALIAEALARHAPEVPVTDLDRTDTGAMLAAVREAARLAEPGDTVLLAPACASMDMFANYNKRGDAFADAVRELATGSAADTA from the coding sequence ATGGGCAGCAGACAAGTGACCTCCTGGCAGGACAGGAACATCACCGTCGCCGGTCTCGGCGTGAGCGGCATCAGCGCCGCCCGCGCCCTGGCCGGCCTCGGTGCCGTTGTGACCGTCGTCGACGGCGGGGACAGCGAGGGCCACCGGGCCCGGGCCGCGGAGCTGGAGGCGGCGGGGATCTCCGTACGCCTGAACGACGCCGAGACCCTGCCCGAGGGCACCGAGCTGGTCGTCACCTCGCCCGGCTGGAAGCCCGACGGCCCGCTCTTCCTGGCGGCCGCCAAGGCCGGCGTGGACGTCGTCGGCGACGTCGAGATCGCCTGGCAGCTCCGCGAGACCGGCGCGCAGCGGCGTGCGGCGGCGTCCGGTGAGCCCCGCAGGGAACCGGCGCCGTGGCTGGCGATCACCGGGACCAACGGCAAGACCACCACCACCCAGATGCTGGCCTCGATCCTGAAGGCGGCCGGTCTGAAGACCGCGGCCGTCGGCAACATCGGCACGCCCATCATCGACGTGGTGACCGGCGAGGAGGAGTACGACGTCCTCGCCGTCGAACTCTCCAGCTACCAGCTGCACTGGGCGCCCTCGGTGCGCGCCCACTCGGCGGCCGTGCTCAACCTGGCCCCGGACCACCTCGACTGGCACGGCTCCATGGAGGCGTACGCCGCCGACAAGGGCCGCATCTACGAGGGCAACACGGTCGCCTGCGTCTACAACGCCGCCGACCCGGCCACCGAGAAGCTGGTCGAGGAAGCCGACGTCGAGGAGGGCTGCCGGGCGATCGGCTTCACCCTCGGCGCCCCCGGCCCCTCCATGCTCGGCGTGGTCGACGGGATCCTCGTCGACCGGGCCTTCGTGGAGAACCGGCAGAAGAACGCCCAGGAGCTGGCGCACGTCGACGACGTCAACCCGCCCGCCCCGCACAACATCGCCAACGCGCTCGCCGCGGCGGCCCTGGCCCGCGCCTTCGGCGTGGAGCCGCGGGCGGTCCGCGACGGGCTGCGCGACTTCCGCCCCGACGCGCACCGCGTCGCGTACGTGGACGAGGTCGACGGGGTCAGGTACGTCGACGACTCCAAGGCCACCAACACCCACGCCGCGGAGGCCTCCCTGGCGGCCTTCGAGCCGGTCGTCTGGATCGCCGGAGGCCTCGCCAAGGGAGCCACCTTCGACGAGCTGGTCCAGAGGTCCGCGAAGCGGCTGCGCGGCGCCGTGCTCATCGGCGCCGACCGGGCGCTGATCGCCGAGGCGCTGGCGCGACACGCCCCCGAGGTCCCGGTGACCGACCTCGACCGGACCGACACTGGGGCGATGCTCGCAGCGGTCCGGGAAGCGGCCCGCCTGGCGGAGCCCGGAGACACGGTCCTGCTGGCACCCGCGTGTGCCTCGATGGACATGTTCGCGAACTACAACAAGCGTGGGGACGCGTTCGCCGACGCGGTGCGCGAACTGGCCACCGGGAGCGCCGCGGACACGGCCTAG
- the murG gene encoding undecaprenyldiphospho-muramoylpentapeptide beta-N-acetylglucosaminyltransferase produces the protein MHVVLAGGGTAGHIEPALALADALRRQDPTVGITALGTERGLETRLVPERGYELGLIPAVPLPRKPTPELITVPGRLRGTIKAAEEILTRTKADCVVGFGGYVALPGYLAAKRLGVPIIVHEANARPGLANKIGSRYAHAVAVSTPDSKLRGARYVGIPLRRSISTLDRAAVRPEARAAFGLDPNLPTLLVSGGSQGARRLNEVIQQVAPVLQRSGIQILHAVGPKNELPRVDNMPGMPPYVPVPYVDRMDLAYAAADMMLCRAGAMTVAELSAVGLPAAYVPLPIGNGEQRLNAQPVVKAGGGLLVDDAELTPEWVLGQVLPVLSDPHRLYEMSRAASEFGRRDADELLVGLVYEAIAARANR, from the coding sequence GTGCATGTCGTACTCGCCGGTGGGGGGACCGCCGGCCACATCGAGCCCGCGCTCGCCCTCGCGGACGCCCTGCGCAGGCAGGACCCGACCGTGGGCATCACCGCCCTCGGTACGGAACGCGGCCTTGAGACCCGTCTGGTGCCGGAGCGCGGCTACGAGCTGGGGCTCATCCCGGCCGTTCCGCTGCCCCGCAAGCCCACCCCCGAGCTGATCACCGTCCCAGGACGGCTGCGCGGCACGATCAAGGCCGCCGAGGAGATCCTCACGCGGACCAAGGCGGACTGCGTCGTCGGCTTCGGCGGCTACGTGGCCCTGCCCGGCTACCTCGCCGCCAAGCGGCTCGGGGTGCCGATCATCGTCCACGAGGCCAACGCCCGGCCCGGACTGGCCAACAAGATCGGCTCCCGCTACGCGCACGCCGTCGCGGTGTCCACCCCGGACAGCAAGCTGCGCGGCGCCCGCTACGTGGGCATCCCGCTGCGCCGGTCGATCTCCACCCTGGACCGGGCCGCCGTCCGCCCCGAGGCGCGCGCCGCCTTCGGCCTGGACCCGAACCTGCCGACGCTGCTGGTCTCCGGCGGCTCCCAGGGCGCCCGCCGCCTCAACGAGGTGATCCAGCAGGTCGCTCCGGTCCTCCAGCGCTCCGGGATCCAGATCCTGCACGCGGTCGGCCCGAAGAACGAACTGCCGCGTGTCGACAACATGCCCGGGATGCCGCCGTATGTGCCGGTACCGTACGTGGACCGGATGGATCTCGCGTACGCCGCCGCCGACATGATGCTGTGCCGCGCGGGTGCGATGACCGTCGCCGAACTCTCCGCCGTCGGGCTGCCGGCCGCCTACGTACCGCTGCCGATCGGCAACGGCGAACAGCGGCTCAACGCCCAGCCGGTGGTCAAGGCCGGCGGCGGCCTGCTCGTCGACGACGCGGAACTGACCCCCGAGTGGGTGCTCGGCCAGGTCCTGCCGGTGCTGTCCGATCCGCACCGCCTGTACGAGATGTCCCGCGCGGCTTCCGAGTTCGGCCGCCGGGACGCCGACGAACTCCTCGTCGGCCTGGTCTACGAGGCAATCGCGGCCCGCGCTAACCGCTGA
- the ftsW gene encoding putative lipid II flippase FtsW yields MPAKQMLPGRRPAAVKAQGRKRPAAGAKRPAGRGPLAGLRRTQRQLSKAWDRPLTAYYLIFGSSLLITVLGLVMVYSASMIKALQLGLGDAYFFKKQFLAALIGGVLLFAASRMPVKLHRALSYPVLAGTLFLMVLVQVPGIGVSINGNQNWISLGGPFMLQPSEFGKLALILWGADLLARKGDKGLLSQWKHLLVPLVPVAFLLLGLIMLGGDMGTAMILGAVLFGLLWLAGAPTRLFVGVLAFAGVIVALLIKTSPHRMDRLACLGATEPGKNDLCWQAVHGIYALASGGWFGSGLGASVEKWGQLPEAHTDFIFAITGEELGLAGTLSVLALFAALGYAGIRVAGRTEDSFVRFAAGGVTTWITAQAVINIGAVLGLLPIAGVPLPLFSYGGSALLPTMFAVGLLIAFAREEPAARAALAMRQPRTGWKRSGPIWKSMRRRVKRRPSGER; encoded by the coding sequence ATGCCGGCCAAGCAGATGCTGCCGGGGCGGCGGCCCGCCGCCGTCAAGGCGCAGGGCCGCAAGCGTCCGGCAGCCGGTGCCAAGCGCCCCGCCGGGCGCGGGCCGCTGGCGGGGCTGCGGCGTACGCAGCGGCAGTTGAGCAAGGCCTGGGACCGCCCCCTTACGGCGTATTACCTGATTTTCGGCAGCTCGTTGCTCATCACCGTGCTCGGCCTGGTGATGGTCTACTCGGCGTCCATGATCAAGGCGCTCCAGCTGGGCCTGGGCGACGCGTACTTCTTCAAGAAGCAGTTCCTGGCCGCCCTCATCGGCGGCGTCCTGCTCTTCGCCGCCTCCCGGATGCCGGTCAAACTGCACCGGGCGCTGTCCTATCCGGTGCTCGCCGGCACCCTGTTCCTGATGGTCCTGGTCCAGGTCCCCGGGATAGGGGTCTCGATCAACGGCAACCAGAACTGGATCTCCCTGGGCGGTCCGTTCATGCTCCAGCCCAGCGAGTTCGGCAAGCTGGCGCTGATCCTGTGGGGCGCCGACCTGCTGGCCCGCAAGGGCGACAAGGGGCTGCTGAGCCAGTGGAAGCACCTGCTGGTGCCGCTGGTCCCGGTGGCCTTCCTGCTGCTCGGACTGATCATGCTCGGCGGGGACATGGGCACCGCGATGATCCTCGGAGCCGTCCTCTTCGGGCTGCTGTGGCTGGCCGGGGCCCCGACGAGGCTGTTCGTGGGCGTGCTGGCCTTCGCGGGTGTGATCGTCGCACTGCTGATCAAGACCAGCCCGCACCGCATGGACCGGCTCGCCTGCCTCGGGGCGACAGAACCGGGCAAGAACGACCTCTGCTGGCAAGCCGTGCACGGAATCTATGCACTCGCATCCGGTGGATGGTTCGGTTCCGGCCTGGGTGCCAGTGTGGAAAAATGGGGGCAACTCCCCGAAGCCCACACCGACTTCATCTTTGCCATCACCGGTGAGGAACTGGGCCTGGCGGGGACGCTGTCGGTGCTCGCCCTGTTCGCGGCTCTAGGCTATGCGGGTATCCGCGTGGCCGGACGCACGGAGGACTCCTTCGTACGGTTTGCCGCGGGAGGCGTGACCACCTGGATCACGGCCCAGGCCGTGATCAACATCGGTGCGGTGCTCGGCTTGCTGCCGATCGCCGGGGTCCCCCTCCCGCTGTTCTCCTACGGAGGGTCGGCCCTGCTTCCGACCATGTTCGCGGTCGGACTGCTCATCGCCTTCGCGCGGGAGGAGCCGGCGGCGCGAGCGGCGCTCGCGATGCGACAGCCCAGAACGGGCTGGAAGCGGAGCGGGCCGATATGGAAGTCGATGAGACGGCGCGTCAAGAGGCGTCCGTCCGGAGAGCGGTGA
- the pgeF gene encoding peptidoglycan editing factor PgeF, with the protein MTLGQHSENGAHFAFTDRWGGVSAVPYEELNLGGAVGDDPAAVRANRAIAAETLGIDADLVVWMNQVHGRDVAVVDGPWGGGEQIPAVDAVVTARRGLALAVLTADCTPVLLADPVAGIAGAAHAGRPGLVAGVVPAAVEAMVALGADPARMVARTGPAVCGHCYEVPAEMREAVAEVVPAAWAETSWGTPAVDVVAGVHAQLAEAGVAHAHRSPVCTLESRDHFSYRRDRVTGRLAGYVWLDTVSSRGTTPGPPVGKEQ; encoded by the coding sequence GTGACACTGGGGCAGCACAGCGAGAACGGCGCCCACTTCGCCTTCACCGACCGGTGGGGCGGGGTGAGCGCCGTTCCGTACGAGGAGCTCAATCTCGGCGGCGCGGTCGGAGACGACCCGGCCGCCGTTCGCGCGAACCGGGCGATCGCGGCCGAAACCCTGGGCATCGACGCGGACCTGGTGGTCTGGATGAACCAGGTGCACGGGCGGGACGTGGCCGTGGTGGACGGCCCCTGGGGCGGCGGGGAGCAGATCCCGGCGGTGGACGCCGTGGTGACCGCCCGTCGGGGGCTCGCCCTCGCGGTGCTCACCGCCGACTGCACTCCGGTCCTGCTGGCCGACCCCGTCGCCGGGATCGCCGGCGCCGCCCACGCCGGGCGGCCCGGGCTGGTCGCCGGGGTGGTGCCCGCCGCCGTCGAGGCGATGGTGGCCCTCGGCGCCGACCCCGCGCGCATGGTCGCCCGTACCGGACCGGCCGTCTGCGGACACTGCTACGAGGTTCCGGCCGAGATGCGGGAGGCCGTCGCCGAAGTGGTGCCGGCCGCGTGGGCCGAGACCAGCTGGGGGACACCGGCCGTCGACGTGGTCGCCGGGGTGCACGCGCAGCTGGCCGAGGCGGGGGTGGCGCACGCGCACCGTTCGCCGGTCTGCACACTGGAGTCGCGGGACCACTTCTCGTACCGCCGCGACCGGGTGACCGGGCGCCTTGCCGGATATGTCTGGTTGGACACTGTGTCTTCCCGGGGGACAACCCCCGGACCCCCGGTAGGAAAAGAGCAATGA
- a CDS encoding YggT family protein — MGVALQVVYIALMCFLIVLIFRLVMDYVFQFARSWTPGKAMVVVLEATYTVTDPPLKLLRRFIPPLRLGGVALDLSFFVLMIIVYILISFVSTAARSV, encoded by the coding sequence ATGGGCGTCGCACTGCAGGTGGTCTACATCGCGCTGATGTGCTTCCTCATCGTGCTGATCTTCCGACTGGTCATGGACTACGTGTTCCAGTTCGCACGTTCATGGACACCCGGCAAGGCGATGGTGGTCGTTCTGGAGGCCACCTACACTGTCACCGATCCACCGCTCAAGCTTCTTCGGCGTTTCATCCCGCCGTTGCGTCTCGGGGGCGTGGCACTCGACCTGTCCTTCTTCGTTCTGATGATCATCGTTTACATCCTCATCAGTTTCGTGAGCACCGCTGCGAGAAGCGTGTGA
- a CDS encoding cell division protein SepF produces MAGAMRKMAVYLGLVEDDRYDNPGYDPDDEFEPEPEPERARDRDRRQQPVHQTPVSDEPVRVVQPPAPREPLPIPSENGRPARIAPVASITPDRTNLEKNAPVIMPKVVSEREPYRITTLHPRTYNEARTIGEHFREGTPVIMNLTEMDDTDAKRLVDFAAGLVFGLHGSIERVTQKVFLLSPANVDVTAEDKARIAEGGFFNQS; encoded by the coding sequence ATGGCCGGCGCGATGCGCAAGATGGCGGTCTACCTCGGCCTCGTGGAGGACGACCGGTACGACAACCCGGGGTACGACCCCGATGACGAGTTCGAGCCCGAGCCGGAGCCGGAGCGGGCACGGGACCGGGATCGCAGACAGCAGCCGGTGCACCAAACGCCCGTATCGGACGAACCGGTACGAGTCGTACAGCCCCCGGCTCCGCGGGAACCCCTCCCAATTCCGTCAGAAAACGGACGTCCCGCGCGAATTGCCCCCGTGGCATCCATCACACCTGACCGCACCAACCTGGAGAAGAACGCCCCCGTGATCATGCCCAAGGTCGTCTCCGAGCGGGAGCCGTACCGCATCACGACGCTGCACCCCCGGACCTACAACGAGGCCCGTACCATCGGGGAACACTTCCGTGAGGGCACTCCGGTGATCATGAATCTCACGGAGATGGACGACACGGACGCGAAGCGTCTCGTGGACTTCGCCGCCGGTCTTGTCTTCGGTCTGCACGGCAGTATTGAACGCGTGACACAGAAGGTGTTCCTGCTGTCTCCTGCTAACGTCGATGTCACGGCGGAGGACAAGGCCCGCATCGCGGAGGGCGGGTTCTTCAACCAAAGCTAG
- the ftsZ gene encoding cell division protein FtsZ, whose translation MAAPQNYLAVIKVIGVGGGGVNAINRMIEVGLKGVEFIAINTDAQALLMSDADVKLDVGRELTRGLGAGANPAVGRKAAEDHREEIEEVLKGADMVFVTAGEGGGTGTGGAPVVANIARSLGALTIGVVTRPFTFEGRRRANQAEDGIAELREEVDTLIVIPNDRLLSISDRQVSVLDAFKSADQVLLSGVQGITDLITTPGLINLDFADVKSVMSEAGSALMGIGSARGDDRAVAAAEMAISSPLLEASIDGARGVLLSISGGSDLGLFEINEAAQLVSEAAHPEANIIFGAVIDDALGDEVRVTVIAAGFDGGQPPARRDNVIGAASTKREEPAPAPVRAPEPVRPAFGGLGTVTPREEPPAPVEIPVEAVAPAPQVPTARPYQDSPAEELDVPDFLK comes from the coding sequence GTGGCAGCACCGCAGAACTACCTCGCAGTCATCAAGGTCATCGGTGTCGGCGGCGGTGGTGTCAATGCCATCAACCGAATGATCGAGGTCGGTCTCAAGGGCGTCGAGTTCATCGCCATCAACACCGACGCCCAGGCGCTGTTGATGAGCGACGCCGACGTCAAGCTCGACGTCGGCCGTGAACTCACCCGGGGCCTCGGCGCGGGAGCCAACCCGGCCGTCGGCCGCAAGGCGGCAGAGGACCACCGCGAGGAGATCGAGGAGGTCCTCAAGGGGGCCGACATGGTCTTCGTCACCGCCGGCGAGGGCGGCGGCACCGGCACCGGCGGCGCACCCGTCGTCGCCAACATCGCGCGCTCGCTGGGCGCCCTGACGATCGGTGTGGTCACCCGGCCGTTCACCTTCGAGGGCCGGCGCCGCGCGAACCAGGCGGAGGACGGCATCGCCGAGCTCCGCGAAGAGGTCGACACCCTCATCGTCATCCCCAACGACCGGCTGCTGTCCATCTCGGACCGCCAGGTCAGCGTGCTCGACGCCTTCAAGTCGGCCGACCAGGTCCTGCTCTCCGGCGTCCAGGGCATCACCGACCTCATCACCACTCCGGGTCTGATCAACCTCGACTTCGCCGACGTCAAGTCCGTGATGTCCGAGGCCGGCTCGGCCCTGATGGGCATCGGCTCCGCCCGCGGCGACGACCGCGCGGTGGCCGCCGCCGAGATGGCGATCTCCTCGCCGCTGCTCGAGGCGTCCATCGACGGGGCGCGGGGCGTACTGCTCTCCATCTCCGGCGGCTCGGACCTCGGCCTGTTCGAGATCAACGAGGCCGCGCAGCTGGTGAGCGAGGCCGCGCACCCCGAGGCGAACATCATCTTCGGTGCCGTCATCGACGACGCCCTCGGCGACGAGGTGCGCGTCACCGTCATCGCCGCCGGCTTCGACGGGGGCCAGCCCCCGGCCCGCCGGGACAACGTGATCGGCGCGGCGTCCACCAAGCGCGAGGAGCCGGCCCCGGCGCCGGTCCGCGCGCCCGAGCCGGTCCGCCCGGCCTTCGGCGGACTCGGCACGGTCACCCCCCGTGAGGAGCCCCCGGCGCCGGTGGAGATCCCGGTCGAGGCCGTGGCTCCCGCGCCGCAGGTCCCGACGGCCCGGCCCTACCAGGACAGCCCGGCCGAAGAGCTGGATGTACCGGACTTCTTGAAGTGA
- a CDS encoding DivIVA domain-containing protein yields MPLTPEDVRNKQFTTVRLREGYDEDEVDAFLDEVESELTRLLRENEDLRAKLAAATRAAAQNQQQQNMRKPEPQDQRGPGAPVPAAISGPPQQQQPQMGPPQLPGGQPQLPPGPGGHGPQGPGPMGGPMQQQSMGGQHPMAPQQQQMGQQPMQQQMQQQSMGGQNQLGQPMGQQMQPMGQQMQPMGQQMQPMQQPQLPQQGPGGDSAARVLSLAQQTADQAIAEARSEANKIVGEARSRAEGLERDARAKADALERDAQEKHRVAMGSLESARATLERKVEDLRGFEREYRTRLKSYLESQLRQLETQADDSLAPPRTPAGPALPPSPSPSMAPAGAMGHSMSNPSMGGPSPMGGPSPMAGGPSYGGQQQMSPAMTQPMAPVRPAAPQPMQAPSPMRGFLIDEDDN; encoded by the coding sequence ATGCCGCTGACTCCCGAGGACGTGCGGAACAAGCAGTTCACGACCGTCCGCCTGCGAGAAGGCTATGACGAGGACGAGGTCGACGCCTTCCTCGACGAGGTCGAGTCCGAGCTGACGCGTCTGCTGCGCGAGAACGAGGACCTGCGCGCGAAGCTGGCCGCCGCCACGCGTGCCGCCGCGCAGAACCAGCAGCAGCAGAACATGCGCAAGCCGGAACCCCAGGACCAGCGCGGCCCGGGCGCCCCCGTGCCGGCGGCCATATCCGGCCCGCCGCAGCAGCAGCAGCCGCAGATGGGCCCGCCGCAGCTTCCGGGCGGCCAGCCGCAGCTGCCGCCCGGCCCCGGTGGACACGGACCGCAGGGTCCGGGCCCGATGGGCGGCCCCATGCAGCAGCAGTCCATGGGTGGCCAGCACCCGATGGCGCCGCAGCAGCAGCAGATGGGCCAGCAGCCCATGCAGCAGCAGATGCAGCAGCAGTCCATGGGCGGCCAGAACCAGCTCGGCCAGCCGATGGGCCAGCAGATGCAGCCGATGGGGCAGCAGATGCAGCCCATGGGTCAGCAGATGCAGCCGATGCAGCAGCCGCAGCTCCCGCAGCAGGGCCCCGGTGGCGACAGCGCCGCCCGCGTCCTGTCGCTCGCGCAGCAGACCGCCGACCAGGCGATCGCGGAGGCCCGCTCCGAGGCCAACAAGATCGTCGGCGAGGCGCGCAGCCGCGCCGAGGGCCTGGAGCGGGACGCCCGCGCCAAGGCCGACGCGCTGGAGCGGGACGCGCAGGAGAAGCACCGCGTCGCGATGGGCTCCCTGGAGTCCGCCCGCGCCACGCTGGAGCGCAAGGTCGAGGACCTGCGGGGCTTCGAGCGCGAGTACCGTACGCGACTGAAGTCCTACCTGGAGTCGCAGCTGCGCCAGCTGGAGACCCAGGCCGACGACTCCCTCGCGCCGCCGCGCACCCCGGCCGGTCCGGCTCTGCCGCCGTCGCCGTCGCCCTCGATGGCTCCGGCCGGTGCCATGGGCCACTCGATGAGCAACCCGTCCATGGGCGGCCCGTCCCCGATGGGCGGTCCCTCCCCGATGGCCGGCGGCCCGTCCTACGGCGGCCAGCAGCAGATGTCCCCGGCGATGACCCAGCCGATGGCTCCGGTGCGGCCGGCTGCGCCGCAGCCGATGCAGGCGCCGTCGCCGATGCGGGGCTTCCTGATCGACGAGGACGACAACTAG
- a CDS encoding YggS family pyridoxal phosphate-dependent enzyme — protein sequence MTDRKAELAENLERVEERISAACAAAGRKRDEVTLIVVTKTYPASDVRLLADLGVRHVAENRDQDAAPKAAACADLPLSWHFVGQLQTNKVRSVAGYAQVVQSVDRPKLVTALSAAAESQGRELGCLVQIALDAETGERGARGGAAPDLMAELADLVAGAPGLRIDGLMTVAPLAGPYAGREQAAFERMMELSSSLRAAHPAATMVSAGMSADLEQAVRAGATHVRVGTAVLGARPRLG from the coding sequence ATGACGGATCGTAAGGCCGAGCTCGCCGAGAACCTCGAGCGGGTGGAGGAACGTATCTCGGCCGCCTGCGCGGCGGCCGGACGCAAGCGGGACGAGGTGACCCTCATCGTGGTCACCAAGACCTACCCGGCAAGCGACGTACGACTGCTGGCGGACCTGGGTGTCCGTCATGTTGCGGAAAATCGTGACCAGGACGCCGCCCCCAAGGCCGCCGCCTGCGCGGATCTGCCGCTGAGCTGGCATTTCGTGGGCCAGTTGCAGACGAACAAAGTCCGTTCCGTGGCGGGATACGCGCAAGTGGTGCAGTCGGTCGACCGGCCGAAGCTCGTCACGGCGCTGTCGGCGGCGGCGGAGAGCCAGGGGCGCGAACTCGGCTGCCTCGTACAGATCGCGCTCGACGCCGAAACGGGGGAGCGCGGAGCCCGGGGCGGCGCCGCGCCCGACCTCATGGCCGAGTTGGCGGACCTCGTGGCCGGCGCGCCGGGGCTGCGGATCGACGGTCTCATGACCGTCGCCCCCCTGGCGGGTCCCTACGCGGGACGCGAACAGGCCGCCTTCGAGCGGATGATGGAATTGTCATCAAGCCTGCGCGCGGCCCATCCGGCTGCCACGATGGTGTCGGCCGGAATGAGCGCCGACCTGGAACAGGCCGTGCGGGCGGGTGCGACACATGTACGCGTCGGCACTGCGGTACTCGGCGCGAGACCCCGGCTCGGGTAA